The bacterium HR17 nucleotide sequence CCGACGGTGTCATAGCGCTCCAACATTTGCGCGACGAGCAACTTTGTCCCGACGCCGTCCGTCGCGACAGCGATGCCCAAGTCATCACTGACTTGCACGACAGCAGCGAAATAACCGATACCCAGCACGACTTTGCCCTTCGGTAGAAAGTTTTCCGTCGGGCGTAAAACCTCTGCCAACCGTCGCAGCGCCGTCGGTTCATCGCGCACATTCACGCCTGCCGTTTCGTAAGTCAACCCGTCGCTCATGTGTGCTTCCTCCTTGTGCTGTTGTGTTAAGTGGAGCCTGCCGTGCTTCCGCTGACCAACGCGACCACGCTGAGGCGCCCCCAAAATTTTTGCGGGATACGTGAGGTGATGCGCATGAAGGTCGCGGAAATCATTGCCGTCGGCAATGAGTTGCTGATTGGCGATGTGCTGGACACCAACACCCACTGGCTGTGTCGGCGGTTGACGCGGATGGGGGTGACAGTGCGTCGTGCCGTGTTGGTGCGCGATGACGAAGACGCTATCGCAGCGGAAGTGCGAGGGGCGCTACAACGGGACACCGATTTGCTCGTCACTTCTGGCGGCTTGGGACCGACGGACGATGACCGCACCGTCGCCGCTGTGGCTAAGGCGGTGGGACGCCCGTTGGAACTCAACGAGCAAGCGTTACAGATGGTGACCCAACGCTATCGCGACCTTTACGAGCGCGGGTTTGTGGACACGCCTGAAGTGACGCCTGCGCGCGGCAAGATGGCACTGTTGCCAGCGGGGGCGACGCCGCTCTTCAACCCCGTCGGGACAGCACCCGGCGTTTGGTTGCCTGTAGATACAACCATCCTCGTTTGCCTGCCCGGCGTGCCCGCAGAGCTGAAGGGCATTTTTGAGCAAACGCTGCCGCCGTTGCTCCAACAGGTTTTGGGTGCGGGGCATTACACCGAACGCACTTTTGAAGTGACTTGTCGCGATGAGTCCGTTTTAGCGCCGCTGCTCAAGCAAGTCGCCGACAGACATCCGTCAGTTTACATCAAGTCTAAAGCCCGCGTCTTCGGCGACGAAGTGCGCATCACGGTTTTGATGGCGGCATCAGGGAGCGATAAAGCGACCGTGGAGCAAACTTTGCAGGCTGCCGTCGACGATTTGGCGGTCACCTTAGAACCGCATGGCGTCGTCCTTATCCCCAAAGCAGTGGAGCAAGAATTGCCGACGGAGGGGCGATGAATGGCGCAGCGACGAGAGAGGCTGACGGGCGCAGCGTCGGTGCCCGCGCGCATCGGTATGGACGCGTTGTTGGTAGCAGATTTGTCCGAACCGACGCGGCGATGTGTCGGGCAATTTTTGTTTGCGCTCCACCACTTTGACCGTTTCAACGAGTATCTGCTTTACGCACCGCGCGGTGGCAGCCACGCCATCGGCGCTAACTGCGATTTGCCCCATTGGCGCATCGTGGAGACGAAATTGCCGACGCAATGGGCGTGGCTGCGGCGGTTGGCACATCAGTCGGCGTTCCTTGCCATCGCATCCCGCGACCGATTGGACATCGTTCACGCCCTAACTGCCATCTCACCCTTCGCGACACAAAAGCCGTCGTTGGACGCCGCGCCGCCCGTCATCGTGACCGTGTGGGAAGAACCGTCCTCAGACCGTTTGACCGCTGCGTCGTTGCAACAGGCGTGGTGCATCGCGGCTGCGTCCGGTTACTTGGCACGAACGGTTCAGGAGCGGTTTGAGGTCCCCGAGGAAAAAGTGCGCGTGATGCCTGTCGGCATTGACCCGCTGTTTATCGCTGACCCCTTTGCCGAAAGTGCAGGGAAACGCGCCGTCGTTTGGGGTCAAGTGCCTGCATGGGTGCGGGAGGGGTTGCAAAAGGTTCAAGTGGCATGGCAAGGGCTGCCGAAGGAAGTGACGGGGCAAGCGGCAAAAAATGCTTTGTCCGAAGCGGGCATCGTCATCGTCACGGAAAGCGATGGGCGCGGCAGTCAAGGGCTTTGTGCGGCAGCGATGGGCAAATGGGTCGTGGCTGTGCCGCTGGCGCCGTTGCAGGAAGTTTTGAACGATGCTGCCTTGTGGCTGAATGAGTCGAAACCGGAAAGCGTCATCCTCGCGTTGGAGCGCATCTGGGACGATGCCGCGTGGCGGGAACGCACACGGCGGCAAATGCACCGCTTGACCCAACAGCGTCAATGGACGCAAGCGGTCAAAGCGTGGGTCGGGTTGTATCGGCGCGTCTTTGAAGAGGCGATCGCCGAGTTCGTCGGCTGGTGACTTCACTTGCCGATGCGGATGCTCACGATACGGTCCAACCCGATGCGGTAAATCCAGCCATCGGCTCCTGTCATCAGCCACGCCGTCGGCAACTCGCTCAACCGCCCTACAGGTTGCAGCTGGACAGCACCGTTTTGTTCCCGCACGGCGAACGCGCTCAAGTGGCGGCGGTAGCAACCGACGAAGAGCCATTGCCCATCCGTCCACACATGGGCGTAGGTGATAGCCTCAGGCATTTGCAAATCGCTGGCGATCTCCCATTGCCCGACGCAGCGGGGATGAGTGGGGTCATCAATGTCCACTGCGATGACCAAACCGCTGGGGCGGCGCCCTGCGGCGCGTTGCGCCCAACCGAGAAACAGCCAACGCTTTAGGAATGCCATCGTGATAACGCGATGTCCAAAGGGCAACGGCAGTTGCGCAACCAAACGCGGTTGCGTCGGCTGGCGAATGTCTACGACCGAAAGGACGCCTCGTTGTTGACCCTGCGGGGTCGCAGCGGCGAAATGGGCGACGAACAAGTAAGGGGCGCGATAGGCAATTTGGTAGCCATCGCAGGGCAACCGCACGGGCAATTTTTGTGGACGGGCAGGGTCGCTTAGGTCAAAAATGTCACCGCCGCTGGTGTAAAGGTAGCGGTCAACGATGACCATCCCGTAAGCCCGTGCGACGCCGTGCAGGACAGAAGCCAATGACGGTCGCTGCGGGTCACGCACATCCAGCGTGAACAGCGCGCTCATGCCGATAGGGCGCGATAGGTCGGCTTGAAAGTAAAGGTAGCGCTCCTTGTGCACCGCCATCGTGCCCCAGACGCGCAAGAAGTGGTGAAAGTAACCCAGCACGCGAGGGCGTTGCGGGTCGGCGATGTCCACGACGA carries:
- the cinA_2 gene encoding CinA-like protein; this encodes MKVAEIIAVGNELLIGDVLDTNTHWLCRRLTRMGVTVRRAVLVRDDEDAIAAEVRGALQRDTDLLVTSGGLGPTDDDRTVAAVAKAVGRPLELNEQALQMVTQRYRDLYERGFVDTPEVTPARGKMALLPAGATPLFNPVGTAPGVWLPVDTTILVCLPGVPAELKGIFEQTLPPLLQQVLGAGHYTERTFEVTCRDESVLAPLLKQVADRHPSVYIKSKARVFGDEVRITVLMAASGSDKATVEQTLQAAVDDLAVTLEPHGVVLIPKAVEQELPTEGR